One genomic segment of Virgibacillus doumboii includes these proteins:
- the dcm gene encoding DNA (cytosine-5-)-methyltransferase, giving the protein MNQNNTIRVMELFAGVGGFRLGLERANKNLFDVSWANQWEPARKAQDAFECYTRNFSYGDHSNQDIAEIPDVTFQSINPDLVVGGFPCQDYSVARSLSGEKGIQGKKGVLFWQIERVLDNTHPKFVLLENVDRLLKSPSKQRGRDFAVMLGTLRNLNYTVEWRVINAAEYGFAQRRRRVFIFAYKEGISFDEEQKGKSLKDVVFKDGFFAKEFPVNKEAYKDRESTTTIQKDRVEISDNFEFIFHNSGVMRNGNIYTAHTQPIEKNPTPLKDILIDEEFIEEKFILSKEIEEKFEYLRGAKKVERTSATGHKYYFSEGGMSPTDNLDKPGRTMLTSEGTTNRSTHIVEVNGRKRFLTPVECERLNGFDDNWTAGMTDRMRYFCMGNALVVSLIEKMGKRIEEIDSVKPSHEEVQIEFTV; this is encoded by the coding sequence ATGAACCAAAATAATACCATTCGTGTCATGGAACTATTTGCTGGTGTTGGAGGATTTAGATTGGGATTGGAAAGAGCAAACAAGAACCTTTTCGATGTCTCCTGGGCAAACCAATGGGAACCTGCCAGAAAAGCTCAAGACGCTTTTGAATGTTATACAAGAAATTTTTCTTATGGTGATCATAGCAATCAAGACATAGCAGAAATTCCAGATGTAACATTTCAAAGTATTAATCCGGACTTAGTAGTGGGCGGCTTTCCCTGCCAGGATTATTCCGTTGCACGCTCACTTTCCGGGGAAAAAGGAATTCAGGGTAAAAAGGGCGTCCTATTCTGGCAGATAGAAAGAGTATTAGATAACACACATCCCAAATTCGTTTTGCTCGAAAATGTTGATAGATTATTGAAATCACCTTCAAAACAAAGAGGAAGAGATTTTGCAGTTATGCTTGGTACCTTACGCAATTTAAATTACACCGTTGAATGGCGCGTAATCAACGCAGCAGAATATGGTTTTGCACAAAGGCGAAGAAGAGTGTTTATATTCGCATATAAAGAAGGAATATCTTTTGATGAAGAACAGAAAGGAAAGTCCCTTAAAGATGTCGTTTTTAAAGATGGCTTTTTTGCAAAGGAATTCCCTGTTAATAAGGAAGCATACAAAGATAGGGAATCTACAACAACTATACAAAAAGACAGAGTCGAAATCTCTGATAACTTTGAGTTTATCTTCCATAATTCAGGAGTTATGAGGAATGGGAATATATACACCGCCCATACTCAACCAATCGAAAAGAATCCGACCCCATTAAAAGACATATTAATTGATGAAGAATTTATAGAAGAGAAGTTTATTCTTTCTAAGGAAATCGAAGAAAAATTTGAATATTTAAGAGGCGCTAAAAAGGTGGAACGTACTTCAGCTACTGGCCATAAGTATTATTTTTCGGAGGGTGGAATGTCTCCTACTGACAACTTAGACAAGCCTGGTAGAACAATGCTAACTAGTGAGGGCACGACAAACCGAAGTACTCATATAGTTGAGGTTAATGGCAGAAAGAGATTTCTTACTCCTGTAGAATGTGAAAGGCTGAATGGCTTTGATGATAATTGGACAGCAGGAATGACAGATCGCATGAGGTACTTCTGCATGGGAAATGCACTTGTTGTAAGTTTAATTGAAAAGATGGGTAAAAGAATTGAGGAAATAGATTCAGTAAAACCATCTCACGAAGAAGTCCAGATTGAATTTACTGTTTAA
- a CDS encoding DNA cytosine methyltransferase: MNENKYTAVELFSGAGGVTEAIKNKFDLKCAVEYDPIIAKTYELNHGKDHLIVDNINNLNPHNVLAFTKLSPNELDLLVVTAPCQGFSRHTRKKAIKNKDKRNKLIMQTIRYSNVFKPSYIFFENVSNILNFTQFSRFIRILTNLKANGYKRYAKWPSYHIRFERINASDYNVPQNRNRLILIAKRIDSFPNTDAVISYEKGGIPSVKQAHDIWPDKQKAPKLGQYLKQYNLSKIKPGETCQKDSLHKARKLSNLNKKRISCTPQNGGSRADWPEKLQLDCHKKKGVSYGDVYGRMNYNDYAPTITTGCTCYSKGRFGHPIYNRAISLREAALIQTFPESYKFTGNINGDENTGSIDKLSTQIGNAVPVNLAETFIAKIARELIKSKTKESESNLVLS, translated from the coding sequence GTGAATGAAAACAAATATACTGCCGTGGAGCTCTTCTCAGGAGCAGGTGGAGTAACAGAAGCCATTAAAAATAAATTTGATTTAAAATGTGCTGTAGAGTACGATCCTATTATTGCAAAAACATATGAACTTAATCATGGTAAAGATCATTTAATTGTAGATAACATCAATAATCTTAATCCACATAATGTATTAGCTTTTACAAAATTGAGCCCAAATGAATTGGATTTACTAGTTGTCACTGCTCCTTGTCAGGGATTCTCTAGGCATACACGAAAAAAAGCTATTAAAAATAAGGACAAAAGAAATAAATTAATAATGCAAACAATTAGATATTCAAATGTATTTAAACCATCTTATATTTTCTTTGAAAATGTAAGTAACATTCTCAACTTCACCCAATTTTCCCGATTCATAAGAATTCTGACAAATCTAAAGGCAAATGGCTATAAGCGATATGCAAAATGGCCATCTTATCATATTCGTTTTGAAAGAATAAATGCCTCAGATTATAACGTACCACAAAACAGAAACAGGCTAATTCTCATCGCAAAAAGAATCGATTCATTTCCAAATACTGATGCAGTTATTTCTTATGAAAAGGGCGGTATTCCTTCTGTTAAGCAAGCCCACGACATATGGCCCGATAAACAGAAGGCACCCAAATTAGGGCAATACCTTAAACAATATAATCTATCAAAAATTAAACCTGGTGAAACCTGTCAAAAAGATTCATTGCATAAAGCTCGCAAACTTTCCAATCTAAATAAAAAAAGAATTAGTTGTACCCCACAAAATGGTGGATCAAGAGCAGATTGGCCAGAAAAACTTCAATTGGATTGCCATAAAAAGAAAGGAGTTAGTTATGGTGATGTGTACGGAAGAATGAACTATAACGATTATGCTCCTACAATCACCACTGGCTGTACATGTTATTCAAAAGGTAGATTCGGTCACCCAATATACAACAGAGCTATTTCATTAAGGGAAGCAGCACTTATTCAAACTTTTCCTGAATCATACAAATTCACTGGTAATATAAACGGAGATGAAAATACAGGATCAATTGATAAACTATCAACCCAAATCGGAAATGCAGTTCCTGTTAATTTGGCTGAAACTTTCATTGCTAAAATCGCCCGGGAACTTATAAAATCAAAAACTAAGGAAAGCGAATCTAATCTTGTACTTTCTTGA
- a CDS encoding helix-turn-helix domain-containing protein, which yields MEVLSQYHKQLGSYLRNRRKELNKTQAQVAADAKCSDKHLGKLENGKYRPQYETVYKLCHVLDIDMGDLKKKLEPYHDELFEGE from the coding sequence TTGGAAGTATTGTCTCAGTACCACAAACAGTTGGGAAGCTATCTGCGTAACAGAAGAAAAGAATTAAATAAAACACAGGCACAGGTGGCGGCAGATGCAAAGTGTTCTGATAAGCATCTAGGCAAGCTGGAAAATGGCAAATACCGACCTCAATATGAAACCGTATACAAGCTTTGTCACGTTCTGGATATTGATATGGGAGACCTTAAAAAGAAATTAGAGCCTTACCATGATGAACTGTTTGAAGGAGAGTAA
- the drmB gene encoding DUF1998 domain-containing protein, with the protein MSKNQQKKQYDPELRYDVFRSNQFIGPFGVGSIVDFPNESVMPAGIDKWGTAGIPYLYDTRLQKRLNKFNITHFKKVPSKSEYRNGIPFYRFPKWLYCKNSRCGRLKHIDEWRKNYKQSKGKDSKFPTCNICNLKLVPSRFIVVCEKGHTDDFPWEKWVHKGNGCKNVDLRLWVGGSSSGLGGIVVECKGCGEKRNLGGAFNDNAHDEKSCTGFKPWLDEYDENECECTPKTLQRTASNVYFPKIVSSILIPPYSDQLIADIQQTNAWHLFQTQKNLFPDPSPLYESIADQLGKNINDVKRAIENINNTANGSIDEVEYRYQEYMALLGNFDKEEISSKDFVISDQEVENYNIPGIENMVLVNSLRELRALIAFSRVNPLGRDDYGVEDESENEGRGIPVKSYTTDWLPAIEVRGEGIFISFNENVLNDWQRNPEVQKRAEIINKRYESYTDKRGMEYRTISAKYILLHTLSHLLIRELSFECGYATSSLRERLYCNERDEQSEMSGILIYTASGDSEGTLGGLVRQGDSEFFNRIFANAVNRASWCSSDPLCIESEGQGMGALNLSACHACSLLPETSCEEFNRLLDRALVIGTPDKDIGFFNN; encoded by the coding sequence ATGTCAAAGAATCAACAAAAAAAACAATACGATCCAGAATTGAGGTATGATGTTTTTAGAAGCAATCAATTTATTGGGCCATTTGGTGTAGGTAGCATAGTTGATTTTCCTAATGAATCCGTAATGCCAGCAGGTATTGATAAATGGGGTACTGCAGGTATTCCATATTTATATGATACAAGATTGCAAAAAAGATTAAATAAGTTTAACATAACTCATTTTAAAAAGGTTCCTTCCAAAAGCGAGTATAGAAATGGTATTCCTTTTTATCGTTTTCCTAAATGGTTATATTGTAAAAATTCAAGATGTGGACGATTAAAACACATAGATGAGTGGAGAAAAAATTATAAACAATCTAAGGGTAAAGATTCTAAGTTTCCGACCTGTAACATATGTAACTTAAAATTGGTTCCCAGTCGTTTTATAGTAGTTTGCGAAAAAGGTCATACAGATGATTTTCCATGGGAAAAATGGGTGCATAAAGGAAATGGTTGCAAAAATGTTGATTTAAGACTATGGGTCGGTGGAAGTAGTTCAGGGCTGGGAGGTATTGTGGTAGAATGCAAAGGATGTGGTGAAAAACGCAATTTAGGTGGGGCATTTAATGATAACGCTCATGATGAAAAAAGTTGTACAGGATTTAAACCATGGCTTGATGAATATGATGAAAATGAGTGTGAATGTACCCCAAAAACACTACAAAGAACCGCATCAAATGTATATTTCCCAAAAATAGTATCGTCTATATTAATACCACCGTATTCTGATCAATTGATTGCTGATATTCAACAAACAAATGCTTGGCATCTTTTTCAAACTCAAAAAAATTTATTTCCTGATCCAAGTCCATTATACGAATCAATAGCAGACCAACTCGGAAAAAATATAAATGATGTTAAACGAGCTATAGAAAATATCAATAACACTGCAAATGGTTCCATTGATGAGGTTGAGTATCGTTACCAGGAATATATGGCGTTATTAGGAAATTTTGATAAGGAGGAAATAAGTTCAAAGGATTTTGTGATAAGTGATCAAGAAGTTGAAAATTATAATATACCAGGTATTGAAAACATGGTACTGGTTAATAGTCTAAGAGAATTACGAGCACTTATAGCATTCAGTAGAGTTAACCCCCTTGGTAGGGATGATTATGGTGTTGAGGATGAAAGCGAAAATGAAGGTAGAGGTATCCCTGTTAAAAGCTATACGACTGATTGGTTACCTGCTATCGAAGTTAGGGGAGAAGGTATTTTTATTTCATTTAATGAAAATGTATTAAATGATTGGCAGAGAAATCCTGAGGTGCAAAAAAGAGCTGAAATAATAAATAAGAGGTACGAAAGTTATACCGATAAAAGAGGGATGGAATATAGAACCATTTCAGCTAAATATATACTTCTTCATACGTTATCCCATTTGCTTATCAGGGAATTAAGTTTTGAATGCGGATATGCTACGTCATCATTAAGAGAGAGGCTTTATTGTAATGAACGTGATGAACAGTCAGAGATGTCTGGAATATTAATTTACACAGCCAGTGGAGATTCTGAAGGCACTCTAGGGGGACTTGTCAGGCAGGGAGACTCAGAATTTTTCAATAGAATTTTTGCAAATGCTGTAAATCGAGCATCATGGTGCTCATCCGATCCCTTATGTATCGAAAGTGAGGGACAAGGAATGGGTGCTTTGAACTTATCTGCTTGTCATGCTTGCTCATTACTACCAGAGACGAGTTGTGAAGAATTTAATAGGTTACTAGACCGTGCTTTAGTTATAGGGACCCCTGATAAAGATATTGGTTTTTTCAATAATTAA
- a CDS encoding Sau3AI family type II restriction endonuclease, which yields MDYKTEEELLDKAKEAEGLTFEEIDTTGRIENGKAKGQLGQIIEESFFGYEINSKNEADFSDLGIELKVTPIKKNKNGTLSAKERLVLNIINYQNEVHTAFKTSSFWLKNREILIIFYEWVANLSRADYKVIKSYLHKYPEEDLEIIKQDWQTIVEKVRAGLAHELSEADTNYLAACTKGASKSSLRSQPYSDIQAMQRAYSLKQSYMTALVRKEIKQEDLIRFASPGELKEKSLFQLLLDRFNPYKGMTVNQIGAEAGIEINTKSKNFLQQFVSELLGIRGTKLDQIEEFTKANIQLKTVRLEPNGVPQEHMSFRNIDFHEWAKEGWEESWLKNHFEETKFLFIVFHYKESKKENPNRKLYFHGITLWNMSNSEIEGTLKDFWHHVQSLIKKGIKLEPVKQKNRTIVKNNLPKPGYNGVCHIRPKARDGKDKVKLPSGQGITKQAFWLDNIYVAEIINKTK from the coding sequence ATGGATTACAAAACTGAAGAAGAGCTTTTAGATAAAGCAAAGGAAGCTGAAGGCTTAACATTCGAGGAAATTGATACTACTGGTCGAATCGAGAACGGAAAAGCGAAAGGCCAACTTGGACAAATTATCGAGGAGAGCTTTTTTGGCTATGAAATCAACTCAAAGAATGAAGCTGATTTTTCCGATTTGGGAATCGAATTAAAAGTCACCCCTATTAAAAAAAATAAAAATGGTACCTTATCGGCAAAAGAGAGATTAGTATTAAATATCATAAACTACCAAAATGAAGTACATACTGCATTTAAAACATCCAGCTTTTGGTTAAAAAACAGAGAAATTCTGATTATCTTTTATGAATGGGTTGCAAATCTATCAAGAGCCGACTACAAGGTTATAAAATCCTATCTGCATAAGTACCCGGAAGAGGATTTGGAAATTATTAAGCAGGACTGGCAAACTATCGTGGAAAAGGTTAGGGCCGGCTTAGCGCACGAACTTTCTGAAGCAGATACTAATTATCTGGCTGCGTGCACTAAAGGGGCAAGTAAGAGCTCATTAAGGTCGCAACCGTATAGTGATATTCAAGCTATGCAAAGAGCATATTCATTGAAACAAAGCTATATGACCGCACTTGTTAGAAAAGAAATCAAACAAGAGGACCTTATCCGCTTTGCTTCACCTGGTGAATTAAAAGAAAAGTCACTATTTCAACTCCTTCTGGATAGATTTAATCCCTATAAAGGAATGACCGTTAATCAGATAGGTGCTGAAGCAGGAATAGAAATAAATACTAAATCAAAAAATTTCCTTCAACAATTTGTTAGTGAACTATTAGGAATTCGCGGTACAAAATTGGATCAGATTGAAGAGTTTACAAAAGCCAATATCCAGCTTAAGACTGTGAGGCTTGAACCTAATGGTGTTCCTCAAGAACATATGTCATTCCGGAATATAGATTTTCATGAGTGGGCCAAAGAAGGATGGGAAGAAAGCTGGCTTAAAAATCATTTTGAAGAAACAAAATTCTTGTTTATAGTGTTTCATTATAAAGAAAGTAAAAAAGAAAATCCGAACAGGAAATTGTATTTTCATGGTATTACTCTTTGGAATATGTCCAATAGTGAAATAGAAGGAACCCTAAAAGATTTTTGGCATCATGTTCAATCGCTAATCAAAAAAGGCATTAAATTGGAACCTGTCAAACAAAAAAATAGAACTATTGTAAAAAACAACCTTCCGAAACCCGGTTATAATGGGGTCTGTCATATAAGGCCAAAAGCAAGAGATGGGAAAGATAAAGTAAAGTTACCTAGTGGACAGGGTATTACGAAACAAGCCTTTTGGTTGGATAATATCTATGTTGCGGAAATTATTAACAAGACAAAGTAG